A stretch of DNA from Deltaproteobacteria bacterium:
GGGGAAATTCTGGGGCTGGTCGGCCCCAATGGCGCCGGGAAGACGACGGTATTCAACCTCATCACAGGGATCTACGTGCCGAACGTAGGGAAAATTTTCTTCAACAGCGAAGATATCACAGGGCTGAAGCCTCATATCATTGCGCGCAAGAGGATCGTCAGAACATTTCAGTTGACGACC
This window harbors:
- a CDS encoding ATP-binding cassette domain-containing protein gives rise to the protein MKILEVRELSKRFGGLMAVSQLDFDVQAGEILGLVGPNGAGKTTVFNLITGIYVPNVGKIFFNSEDITGLKPHIIARKRIVRTFQLTT